The following DNA comes from Papaver somniferum cultivar HN1 chromosome 4, ASM357369v1, whole genome shotgun sequence.
CAAAGTTGCATGTGGAACAAACCATACAGGTTTTTCCTAACTTCCACCTTCATGCATGCCACCTTACCTCCATTCTTCATGTTGCAGTAGTGTAGTACTAATGCCGCTTCTTTCTTGTTTTGTGTGCTTTCAGTTGCTGTGGATTCTGAGGGTGTTGTTTACACGTTAGTATTCCTCCACTGCTTTAGCTTTTATTTAGTCGTGCTTTAGAGAGGCAACTATTGTTTTCCATCTGTTGTCGGCACTACATATttatcctctctctctctctctgttgtATATTCAGGTGGGGTTATGGTGCCTATGGAAGGTATGACTTGTTGCATATTTTAAAGATGCTTTTCTGCTCTTACTTGTAATCTTTTCTGAATTTCTAAACTGGAACTGTTTGAGTTCGTGGTGCGCAGATTGGGGCATAGAGAGCCGAAAGATGAATGGACTCCTCGTGTTGTAGCTCTCTTCCAAAAGAAGAATGTTCTACCTCCCAATGcaattgttgctgctggtgctcaTAATTGTGCAGTCACTGCCGGTAAAAAAGAAAATCAGTCTAAGTCTTAGATATTTATGGAACAGTTTCTATTATTTGTATATCCTTGTATCATATGCTTGTAGATAGTACGTTGGGCTATATTCATTGTACAACCATTAACCATTTGCCCTAGACCTAGCTAAGCAGGTCATAGGTCATGTCTACCATATAGGAACAAGATGCCCTGACATGGTTTCTACTCAAGCTGACAAGGTTTTCGAAATGAGAGACAGAAAGGCAAGATACCTAACTAAGCAACGCATAGATCATATCTACCATATCTATCTCTGTCATAGTCAGAGCTGTACTGAGAGACGAAGTAAATTACAAATTTACATTGTATTCTTAGTTTTCTTGATTTATAATGTAAATTTGGTTCACGTACTATTAGTTACATTGTCTATCACTCCAGAGTCACCACACTCTTATGGACCATGATCAGTTAGAAAAAGTGTATATTTTTGGTGTAGGCTTAATGAGTTAAGTGTTTTCCAGGTGGAGGGCAATTATACATGTGGGGAAAATTGAAGGTTACAGGCGAAGATTGCATGTATCCGAAGCCTCTTCTAACTTTAAGGTTTTGTGATGGGCTTGCATTGTTTTTCTTCTAAAAGTATTTAAACTTTAAACTCCAATTGTTATATGATCGTTACTTGTAACCTCATTTTTAATAATTTGTGTATATTTGTTTACACGCCTCACTGGTTGGCTCTGTTGACCCTTCCAACAGATTCGTTTCTTTCTAATTGGTTTAGCTTATCTCTGGGCAACATGCATTATGTGTATATATATTCACCAATCTTGTAATTATCCGTATTTTCATGTCTTCCCGTCATCAGCGGCTGGAATATTCGTTGCATGGATTCAGGCGCCACACACAATTTTGTTGGTGCTGAAAAGTCGTGTATAAGTTGGGGTGGTTCTCAGTATGGAGAGCTTGGATATGGTCCCGAGGGACCTAAGTAAGTTTTGCTTTTCCTTGCTATCTGTATGTTCCTGTTGGCTGGTGATATCATAAAATCACACTTTTCTTGATGTCCCGGTTTAGCTTTGTTTTGATGTGTTTGCCCATTGTACCATAGATCTGCAACGAATCCCAAAAAAGTTGATGTCCTTGAGGGTATGCATGTAATGAGGTATGAAATTGACAGCTCTTTGTTCGTTGTTTGTGTTATTTGCTGCATAAATTTTAAGCTTTATCTGGAATCAATCAAAATTTTCAAGATTAACCGATAAAAATGACTAATCCTGGATTTGTCTGTAAAATAACTTTTGCAGTGTCGCCTGTGGTTCATATTATTCATTGGTGGTGGTTGATAGAACAAATGTCGGTGATAAGCTTGATCAGGTAAGCATTGTTATAAAACCAATCCTCATAATGAAAAAAAATACAGCAGATGCGAGTAATGATCTAGTTTTCTGTCCTGACTGCAGCTTGATGTTTACGAGGGCAAACCTTTTGAAGAAGGTAAGTTTTGGTTGGGCTTATTGTAATCTTTACATTCTATTGAGTcgtgtttctgctgtttttgtcAAGTTTTTCATTAAAGTTCATTCTCCCCCCCTGCAGGGACTGCTGACGCCAAGGCTAAAAGTCCTGGACCAAAGAAAGGTGGTGCTGAAACTCCATCCAATAAAAGGAAGAAGTCTAAAGATTTGTCAGAATCTGCTGAACCCAAGGCTATTTCTCCTGCACCTAAGAAAGGTGGATCAGATGATGATGAGAATGGTCATGTAGAAGAAAGAAAACGTGTTGGTGGTAAACAAGGCAGAGGTAATGGTGCAAAGTCACCCGCAGCCGGAAAAGCCTCCGGACGTGGGCGAGGACGCCCTCCTTCTGCAGAAAAGAAAAGCACGCAGCCTCGTGGAGGAGGATCTGGTGGAAAGAGAGGCAGGCCAAGAAAGTCATGAGGCTCCTATCTTTCCCAGCCCAAAATTTTGCATCTTCTCTGGATTTTAACCCGAAAGAGATGAGCAATAACACTAACCATAACGAATTGTTCTGTTAGTCTCTTGACTTCATTAGTTAAGCAGGGTTTAATTTCC
Coding sequences within:
- the LOC113273450 gene encoding protein RCC2-like, with product MWVFSEADDNIRYVNKDEEKLIEEEEEVERNGELLFCGGTSWDTLTNYGHPDNTYGNLISPTRLTPLIGVNIRDVAAGCASSHCVALDVEGRVYTWGKNKRGQLGHGDMINRDRPTIVSGLSGHKIIKAGAGRAHTVVVTNDGKSFAFGWNKHGQCGTGSARTEFQQSPVSSQVSEVTNVVCGGDFTVWLSSVEGSSILTAGLPQYGQLGHGTDNEYNTKSSAVNLAYEAQPHPKAIAAFAGKKIVKVACGTNHTVAVDSEGVVYTWGYGAYGRLGHREPKDEWTPRVVALFQKKNVLPPNAIVAAGAHNCAVTAGGGQLYMWGKLKVTGEDCMYPKPLLTLSGWNIRCMDSGATHNFVGAEKSCISWGGSQYGELGYGPEGPKSATNPKKVDVLEGMHVMSVACGSYYSLVVVDRTNVGDKLDQLDVYEGKPFEEGTADAKAKSPGPKKGGAETPSNKRKKSKDLSESAEPKAISPAPKKGGSDDDENGHVEERKRVGGKQGRGNGAKSPAAGKASGRGRGRPPSAEKKSTQPRGGGSGGKRGRPRKS